A segment of the Streptomyces sp. P9-A2 genome:
TTCGTGACGGTCGAGGACTCCATGGGCATGGTGCACGCCTCCCGCGGCCGCCTCGAACCGGCGAGCGGGCAACTACTGTCCGAGCCGGCCATCGTCTGCCGGCTGGCCCGCCGCGTCCTCGGCTCCGACAGCAAGGTGCCGTGGGAGGAGTTCGAGAAGGACTACGCGACGATCCGCGACCGCATCGCACGCGTGATCCCCGGCTTCGAGGACTTCAACGCGCGCGTGGCGAACCCCTCGGGCTTCACACTCCCCCACGCCCCGCGCGACGAGCGCCGCTTCCCCACGGCCACCGGCAAGGCCAACTTCACCGCCGCACCGGTCGAGTACCCCGAACTGCCGAAGGGCCGGCTCCTGCTGCAGACACTGCGCTCGCACGACCAGTACAACACCACGATCTACGGCCTCGACGACCGCTACCGCGGCATCACGAACGGCCGCCGCGTGGTGCTCGTCAACCCCGAGGACGCGCGCGAACTGCGGCTCGCGGACGGCTCGTACATCGACCTGGTCAGCGAGTGGAAGGACGGCGTGGAACGCAGGGCCCCCGGCTTCCGCGTCGTGCACTACCCCACGGCCCGCGGCTGCGCCGCCGCGTACTACCCGGAGACCAACGTCCTGGTGCCGCTGGACGCGACCGCCGACACCAGCAACACCCCGGCCAGCAAGTCCGTCGTGGTCCGTCTGGAACAATCCGCGACCGACTGAGCGTTTGCTCAGTGATGCCGGCGGCACCGCCGTGGACGCCGCGCGAAAGCGTCCGCGGCGGCAGTGCCGTACCGCCGCAGCGATCACGACGGACGAAACACGACGAACGGAGCCCGCCCCCATGGGAGAGCAGCAGCACGCGAAGTTCCCACAAGAGGTCATCGACGAGTACGCCGCGCTCGGTGTGGACCTGGAGGCCCTGTTCTCCGCCGGCCACCTCGGCACCCGCATGGGCGTGCAGATCCTGGAGGCCTCGGCCGAGCGGGTCGTGGGGACGATGCCGGTGGAGGGCAACACCCAGCCCTACGGACTGCTGCACGGCGGCGCCTCCGCCGTCCTGGCCGAGACCCTCGGGTCGCTGGGGTCGATGCTGCACGGTGGCGTCACCAAGATCGCCGTGGGCGTCGACCTCAACTGCACCCACCACCGCGGCGCGCGCTCCGGCCTGGTCACCGGGATCGCCACCCCGGTGCACCGGGGGCGGTCCACGGCCACGTACGAGATCGTCATCAGCGACGAGACCGGCAAGCGGGTGTGCAGCGCGCGTCTGACCTGCCTGCTGCGGGACGTCGGCCCGAAGGACACGGAGCAGGCCGCCGGCGCCGCCACGGGCTGACCGGCACGGGAGTGTGCGGGGCGCGCGCCTGCCCCGCACCACCCGCCGCCGCCGACCGTCACCCGTCCGTTGCCCGTCCATTGCCCGGGAACAACGGGTGCCCTACCGTTCGGGCATGGAACGGGGAGGCACCGCCCGGCCCGCCGCGCGGGGCCCCGGCCGCCCGCTGCTCACCCCGGCGCCCCTCCCTCCGGCACTTCCGGCGCCTTCAGCGCCCCCGGCACTCCGCCCGGCCGCCTCCGCAACCGTCCTCCTGACGGCCGGATGCGGCCCGCCCGGACACACCGGCAGCCCGGCACCATCCCCGCCAGCGCCCTCACCGCCTCCGGCACCCTCGGAACTCCTCCCGACGGTCTTCACGACAGCGTTCCCAGCCGCCCGCCCGGCCGCCTCCGCAACCGTCCTCCTGACGGCCGGATGCGGCCCGCCCGGACACACCGGCAGCCCGGCACCATCCCCGCCACCGCCCTCACCGCCTCCGCCGCCCTCACCGTCAGCGACCGCCCCGCAGGCGGTGTGCGCGCGGATCGTCGCCCACTGGGCCTGCGAGGTGCTGGACGGCTCCGCCTACGGCGGCTACCGGTCGACGGGCCTGTCCAACGGCCGGTACGGGATTCTGCGCGACGCCGTGGACGCCGCCCGCCCCGTCCGTGAACACCAAGGCGCCTCGGCCGCCCGTGACGTGATCAGCCGTCACGTCCGTGAGGCCTGCGCCGAACGGCACCGCACCGGCGGACCGGACGAAGACGCCCGGCGATGAACGCCATCGGCCCCGTGGAACCCGGCGACGAAACCCGCCCCTTGGCCGCGCCGCCGCGTCGCGGCCCCCGGGCCCCCCGACGCGGCCCCCTCACGGCGTTGTACGGACGTCATCGTCGGAGCGTACTCACCGTCCTCACCGCGGCGGCCGTCCTCGCGGCCGGTACCGTCCTCCACCTCACCCGGCCTCGGCAACCCCCACCGCCCGCACCGCCGTTCCCGTCCCAGGTGACCACCGTCACCTACCTGAAACCCCAGGCCAGAGGCCCGGAGACAGACAATCGGAATTTCATCTTCCACATCGAAGTCGCCGTGGAATCAGGCCCTCCGGTAACCGTCACACACATATCCCAGCCATACGCGGGTCTTTCCGCGACCTCCAGCCCACCCATCCCTTTTCGGACAGAGGCTGGATCTCCTCACAAGATCGCCATCACCCTCCGCGTCACGGAATGCGGAGAATTGCCGGAGAACGTCGGACTCCCTTCCCTGAAGGTAACTCTGCGTAATACGCGCGCAATACGGGCCCACAGCTTCATCCTCGGACCGCGCTACGCACGGGATCTCTCCAGGGCCCTAAAGGTCGCCTGCAGCAACGATTTTCGGTAATCACCAAAAACGCCGACGCACCTGAACGGACCCCGCCCGGTCCTGCGGTTTCTCATCATGCGGACAGGTCAAAACGGCTTGAATTCCTCCGTTCCCCCCACTCGTTACCGCTCTGCATTACCTCGTGTCATAACAAGAGAGTCACAGCATTGGCCAGACCCTCCTCCCCGTTCCCTCCACCCGCTTAGAGTCACGGCCAGTCACCGCGCCTCCCGATTCTTACTTCGGCCCAGCGCTCGACTCGGCCGTTTCCACCGGGAAACAGCCGTCAGGGAAAGGACTGGATCGTGCGCCAACGTTCACTCATCGCCGTCACCGCTGCTTTGGCTGCGGGAGCACTCACCCTCACCGCCTGCGGTTCGCGCGACGAGGGCGGCAGCGGCGGCTCGGATGCCGGCAAGGGCGGCACCACCGTCGTCATCGGCGTCGACGCACCGCTGACCGGCGACCTGTCCGCGCTGGGCCTCGGCATCAAGAACTCCGTGGACCTCGCCGCCAAGATCGCCAACAAGAACAAGACCGTCGACGGCGTCACCTTCAAGGTCGAAGCCCTCGACGACCAGGGCCAGCCCTCCGTCGGCCAGCAGAACGCCACCAAGCTCGTCGCCAACGACGAAGTCCTCGGCGTCGTCGGCCCGCTGAACTCCTCCGTCGGCGAATCCATGCAGAAGGTCTTCGACGCCGCCCAGCTCGTCGAGGTCTCCCCCGCCAACACCAACCCCTCCCTCACCCAGGGCCTTGACTGGCAGAACAAGCAGGTCCGCACCTACAAGTCGTACTTCCGCACCTCGACCACGGACGCCATCCAGGGCCCGTTCGCCGCCGAGTACCTCTACAACGAATCCAAGAAGCGCAAGGTCTTCGTCATCGACGACAAGAAGACCTACGGCGCCGGCCTCGCCGGAACCTTCACCGCGGCCTTCAAGAAGCTCGGCGGCGACGTCGTCGGCACCGAGCACATCAACCCGGACACCAAGGACTTCAACGCCGTCGCCGCCAAGGTCAAGAAGTCCGGCGCCGACGTCGTCTACTACGGCGGCGAATACCCCCAGGCCGGCCCGCTCAGCAAGCAGATCAAGGCCGCCGGAGCCAAGATCCCGCTCGTCGGCGGCGACGGCATCTACAGCGCCGACTTCATCAAGCTCGCCGGCGCCACCGGCACCGGCGACCTCGCCACCTCCGTCGGCGCCCCCGTCGAAGACCTCCCCTCCGCCAAGGAGTTCGTCGCCAACTACAAGGCCGAGGGCTACAAGGAGGCTTACGAGGCCTACGGCGGCTACAGCTACGACTCCGCCTGGGCCATCATCGAAGCCGTCAAGCAGGTCGTCGACGACAACGACGGCAAGCTCCCCAAGGACGCCCGCGCCAAGGTCACCGCCGCCATGCAGAACGTCTCCTTCGACGGAGTCACCGGCAAGGTCGCCTTCGACGAGTTCGGCGACGCCACCAACAAGCAGCTCACCGTCTACGCCGTCGAGAACGGCGACTGGACCGCCGTCAACTCCGGCACCTACACCGGCTGACCCAGCCCACACCACACGAGCCGCGCGGGGCGCCGCACCACAGGCGCCCCGCGCGGCTCGCATCCGGCCCATCCGTCTAATTTTTTCCGAACGTCTCGGAGGACATGCGGTGAACGAACTGCCGCAGCAGCTGGTCAACGGCCTGCTACTGGGATCCATGTACGGGCTGGTCGCCATCGGCTACACAATGGTCTACGGCATCATCCAGCTCATCAACTTCGCCCATGGCGAGATCTTCATGACCGGCGCCTTCGGCGCACTCACGGTCTACATCTACATCCTGCCCGACGGCACATCCATGCTCATCGCCCTCCCCCTCATGCTCCTCGGGGCGATCATCATCTCCACCACCGTCGCCGTCGGAGCGGAACGATTCGCCTACCGGCCCCTCCGAGGCTCACCCCGCCTCGCCCCTCTCATCACCGCCATCGGCCTCTCCCTCGCCCTCCAGCAAGCCGTATGGGCCTGGTACCCCGAAGCCAAATCGGCCCGCACCTTCCCCCAGATCGACGGCGGCCCCTTCCACATCGGCAGCGTCACCCTCCAGACCGGCGACATCTTCCTCTTCATCGCCGCCCCCGTCAGCATGGGCATCCTCGCCTACTTCGTCATGCGCACCCGCACCGGACGCGGCATGCAGGCCACCGCCCAGGACCCCGACACCGCCAAACTCATGGGCGTCAACACCGACCGCATCATCGTGGTCGCCTTCGCCCTCGGCGCCGTCTTCGCCGCCGTCGGATCCGTCGCCTACGGACTCAAGTACGGCCAGATCGAATTCAAGATGGGCTTCATCCTCGGCCTCAAAGCCTTCACCGCAGCAGTCCTCGGCGGCATCGGCAACATCTACGGCGCCATGATCGGCGGCCTCGTCCTCGGCCTCGCCGAAACCCTCGCCACCGCCTACATCTCCGACATCCCCGGCCTCGGCCAGTTCGGCAGCCAGTCCTGGGCCGACGTCTGGGCCTTCATCCTCCTCATCCTCGTACTGCTGTTCAGACCCCAAGGCCTGCTCGGCGAACGCGTTGCGGACAGGGCGTGACACCGATGACCACACAGACCAGCACACCCGACACCCCCGCCACCTCCGCGGCGAACACCCCCACCGGCCTCATCGGCATCCCCCCGCACGCCGGCCGCGCCCTCGCCACCGCCGGCGGCGCCCTCACCATCATCTCCACCTTCCTCGCCTGGACCTGGACCTCAGAATTCCCCGGCGACCTCACCTACTACGGCTACCCCGGCGGACTCCAGGTCCTCGTCCTCATCGCCGGCGCCCTCACCACCCTCCTCGCCCTCTCCTCCTACGGCGTCCGAGGCCTGCGCTGGCTCACCCCCGCCGGCGCCGACGCGGCCATCAAACTCGCCGCACTCGCCGCCTTCGCCACCACCTGGTACACCATCCTCGCCATCAGCCTCGAGCTCGGCGGCCTCGTCAACCTGGAACCCGGCGGCTACCTCGCGGCCGCCGCCACCCTCCTCGCCCTCCTCGGCGCACTCGCCCTCCCCTTCGAGCGCCCCGAACCCGACCCCATCGACCCCGACGAAACCGGCTGGGCACACTTCAAGCACAACGCCGGCCACAACTGGCAGACCATCAAGGCAGCCTTCACCTCCGGCACCCCACGCGCCGTGCCCCCGCTGTCCTCCTACGCCGAAATCCTCATCATCGTCGGCATCCTCACCCTCGCCCTCGTCGTCTTCACCTACGGCATCGGCACCGGATACGACGAGCTCTTCGTCGGCTTCCTCATCACCGCGGGCTTCGGCTTCGCCGCACTCAACAAGTCCGGACTCATCGCCCAGGCCTCCTACATCACCGCCCGACACCAGAACATCACCGTCTGCGGCGCCTTCATCGCCGCGGCCTGCTTCCCCTTCACCCAGACCGACGACCAGTACGCCACCCTCGGCGTCTACATCCTCATCTTCGCCACCGTCGCCCTCGGCCTGAACATCGTCGTCGGCCTCGCCGGCCTCCTCGACCTCGGCTACGTCGCCTTCCTCGGCGTCGGCGCCTACGCCGCCTCACTCGTCTCCGGCTCCCCCAGCTCACCCTTCGGCGTCCACTTCCCCTTCTGGGCAGCCGTCCTCGTCGGAGCCATCGCCTCCCTCATCTTCGGCGTCCTCATCGGCGCCCCCACCCTCCGCCTCCGCGGCGACTACCTCGCCATCGTCACCCTCGGCTTCGGCGAAATCTTCCGCATCGCCGTCAACAACCTCGACGGCACCTCAGGACCCGACCTCACCAACGGCTCCAACGGCGTCTCCTCCATCCCCGACCTCAACATCCTCGGCTTCGACCTCGGAGCCCCCCACGACATCGCCGGCTTCACCATCGGCCGATTCGCCAACTACTTCTTCCTCATGCTCGCCATCACCGCGGTCGTCGTCCTCGTCTTCCGACGCAGCAGCGACTCCCGCATCGGCCGCGCCTGGGTCGCCATCCGCGAAGACGAAACCGCCGCCCTCGCCATGGGCATCAACGGCTTCCGCGTCAAACTCATCGCCTTCGCCCTCGGCGCCACCCTCGCCGGCCTCGCCGGCACCGTCCAGGCCCACGTCACCTACACCGTCACACCCGAGCAATACCTCTTCGCCGGCACCACCCCACCCAACTCCGCCTTCCTCCTCGCCGCAGTCGTCCTCGGCGGCATGGGCACCATCGCCGGCCCCCTCATCGGCGCCGCACTCCTCTTCCTCATCCCCAACAAACTCCAGTTCCTCGGCGACTACCAACTCCTCGCCTTCGGCCTCGCGCTCGTACTCATCATGCGATTCCGCCCCGAAGGACTCATCCCCAACCGCCGCCGCAAACTGGAATTCCACACAGAGGACGACGCGCCCGCAGTCCTGAGCAAGACAGGGGCCTGACCACATGACCACCCACACCACCACCGAGGACACCACCCCAGGCACCCCCGCCCCCGGCGAAACCGTCCTCGACGCCCGCGGCGTCACCATGCGCTTCGGCGGCCTCACCGCCGTCCGCGACGTCGACCTCACCGTCAACAGCGGCGAAATCGTCGGCCTCATCGGACCCAACGGAGCCGGCAAGACCACCTTCTTCAACTGCCTCACCGGCCTCTACATCCCCACCGAAGGCGAAGTCCGCTACAAGGACCGCGTCCTCCCCCCCAAATCCTTCAAGGTCACCGCGGCCGGCATCGCCCGCACCTTCCAGAACATCCGCCTCTTCGGCAACATGACCGTCCTGGAAAACGTCCTCGTCGGCCGCCACACCCGCACCAAAGAAGGACTCTGGTCCGCCCTCCTCCGCGGCCCCGGCTTCCACAAGGCAGAAGCCAAATCCCGCGAACGCGCCATGGAACTCCTCGAGTTCATCGGCCTCGCCGACAAGGCCGAACACCTCTCCCGCAATCTCCCCTACGGCGAACAGCGCAAACTCGAAATCGCCCGCGCCCTCGCCAGCGAACCCGGCCTCCTGCTCCTCGACGAACCCACCGCCGGCATGAACCCCCAGGAAACCCGCGCCACCGAAGAACTCATCTTCGCCATCCGGGACATGGGCATCGCCATCCTCGTCATCGAGCACGACATGCGGTTCATCATGAACCTCTGCGACCGCGTAGCCGTCCTCGTCCAGGGACAAAAACTCATCGAGGGCGACGCCGCCACCGTCCAGAACGACGAACGCGTCATCGCCGCCTACCTCGGAGAACCCCTCGACAACGACCCCGGCGCCGAAGAAGTGGCCGAAGTGGAAGCCGCCGAAGCCGCCGCAGCCGAAGCCACAGCCGCCGCTGACGCCGACGTCGAAGCCACAGCCGACGCCGAAACAGCCGCCGAAACCGCTGCCGGAACCGCAGAAACCACCGGGGCCACCACAGACACCACCCCCGGCAAGGACGCAGCACCCGGCAAGGAGAACGACCGATGACCGCACTCCTCGAAGTCGAAGACCTCAAGGTCGCCTACGGCAAAATCGAAGCCGTCAAAGGCATCTCCTTCAAGGTCGAAGCCGGCGAAATCGTCACCCTCATCGGCACCAACGGCGCAGGCAAAACCACCACCCTCCGCACCCTCTCCGGCCTCCTCAAGCCCGTCGGCGGCCAAGTCAAATTCAACGGCAAATCCCTCAAGAAAACCCCCGCCCACCAAATCGTCGCCCACGGCCTCGCCCACTCCCCCGAAGGCCGCCACATCTTCCCCCGCATGACCATCGAGGACAACCTCCGCCTCGGCGCCTTCCTCCGCAACGACAAAACAGGCATCGAAAAGGACATCCAGCGCGCCTACGACCGCTTCCCCATCCTCGGAGAACGCCGCAAGCAAGCAGCCGGAACCCTCTCCGGCGGAGAACAGCAAATGCTCGCCATGGGCAGAGCCCTCATGTCCCAGCCCAAACTCCTCATGCTCGACGAACCCTCCATGGGCCTCTCACCGATCATGATGCAGAAAATCATGGCCACGATCTCCGAACTCAAGGCCCAGGGCACCACCATCCTCCTCGTCGAACAGAACGCCCAAGCCGCCCTCTCCCTCGCCGACCAGGCCCACGTCATGGAAATCGGCAAAATCGTCCTCTCCGGAACCGGACAGGACCTCCTCCACGACGAATCCGTCCGCAACGCCTACCTCGGCGTCGACTGACCCACCCCAACACAGCACAACACAGCACTGAGGCCCGGATCCCCCAGGGGAACCGGGCCTCAACAGCACAACCGACGGACGACTACCCCTTCGCCGCCTTCTTCTCCTCCGCGTCATCGATAACCGCCTGCGCCACCTGCTGCATCGACATCCGCCGATCCATCGACGTCTTCTGAATCCACCGGAACGCCGCCGGCTCCGACAACCCGTACACCGTCTGCAACACCGACTTCGCCCGGTCCACCAGCTTCCGCGTCTCCAACCGCAGACTCAGATCCGCGACCTCACGCTCCAGCTCCCGCAACTCCGTGAACCGCGACACCGCCATCTCGATCGCCGGCACCACATCGCTCTTCGAGAACGGCTTCACCAGATACGCCATCGCACCCGCGTCCCGCGCCCGCTCCACCAGATCACGCTGCGAGAACGCCGTCAGCATCAACACCGGCGCGATACTCTCCTCAGCGATCTTCTCCGCCGCCGAGATACCGTCCAGCTTCGGCATCTTCACATCGAGAATCACCAGGTCCGGCCGGTGCTCCCGGGCCAGCTCCACCGCCCGCTCACCATCACCGGCCTCCCCGACGACGCTGTACCCCTCCTCCTCCAGCATCTCCTTGAGATCGAGCCGGATCAGCGCCTCGTCCTCGGCGATCACGACACGCGTCGTCATCGGAGGCACGTGCGACTTGTCGTCATCGGACACGTCTACTGGCTGGGGCGACTCGGGGACGCTCACGGGGGCTCCTTGGTGCGGGGCAGGCTGGTACTGCTGACAAGAGCGTACCCAGCTGCGGTAAGGTGGGGGCGCACGGGGTTACCATTCCCCTTGCTTTCCAAGGCCCCAGTACTCCAACTGGTTAGAGAGGCCGCTCTCAAACAGCGGACAGTGTGGGTTCGAATCCCACCTGGGGCACTTTTCCTTGGATTCCGAGGCAGAAGCCAGCGCACTGTCGTCCACGTTCTCGTGAACCTCCGCCGATTGCCGCGTGTCGCAACGATCATTCACGCACCGTTTGCGTATGCACAACCTCAGCACGCGCAAGCGGGCACTCGCCATGGTGAGCCAGGGCCGCAGTCTCAACTCGGTGAGTCACGAGACAGGCATCTCACGCGCCGCGATCAGGTCCTGGCAACACCGCCTGGAACCCTTGCCTCGAATGGCCTCTCCAGCCCCGGGACCACATGCCGATGACCACGCGTACACCTACCTTCTCGGCCTCTGTCTCGGCGACGGCTGCATCAGCCCGCACCGACGCTCCGGCTACTACCTGCGGATCGCATGCGCCGACGCCTGGCCGGGGTTGATCGAGCTGTGCCGCGAAGCCATCGCGCGAGCGCGCCCCGGCATCGGCATCTACACCCAGCAGAAGCAGGGCTGTGTGATGATCACCAGCTATTCCCCGCACTGGCCCCAGCTCTTCCCTCGGCATGGGCCCGGCAAGAAGCATGATCGTTCCATCGCGCTGCAGTCCTGGCAACAGGCCCTGGTCGACGAACACCCCTGGGAGTTCGTCCGTGGACTCATCCACTCCGACGGATGCCGGATCATCAACTGGACGACTCGTATGGTCCGCGGTGAACGGAAGCGCTATGAGTACCCGCGGTACTTCTTCACCAATCTCTCGGCCGACATCATCCGCCTCTTCACCACATCCCTGGACCAAGTGGGCGTCGAGTGGCGGCAGCCCAACCCTCGTGACATCTCCGTCGCCAAGAAGGCGTCCGTGGCCCTGATGGACCTTCATCTGGGCCCCAAGTACTGAACCGGGGCCCTTGCCAGGCTACTTGGGACTGTCGTCCTCGCCGACGTGGTGGACGCGGACGAGGTTGGTCGAGCCGGAGACGCCGGGCGGGGAGCCGGCGGTGATGACGACGATGTCGCCCTTCTTGCAGCGGCCGTAGGCGAGGAGGAGTTCGTCGACCTGGTCGACCATGGCGTCGGTGGAGCCGACGTGGGGACCGAGGAAGGTTTCGACGCCCCAGGTGAGGCTGAGCTGGGAGCGGGTGGCGGGGTCGGGGGTGAAGGCGAGGAGGGGGATGGGTGAGCGGTAGCGGGAGAGGCGGCGGGCGGTGTCGCCGGACTGGGTGAAGGCGATGAGGTGGGTGGCGTTGAGGAAGTCGCCGATTTCTGCGGCGGCTCGGGCGACGGCGCCGCCCTGGGTGCGGGGTTTGTTGGTGTCGGTGAGGGGTGGGAGGCCTTTGGCGAGGATGTCTTCTTCGGCTGCTTCGACGATGCGGGCCATGGTGCGGACGGTGTGGATGGCGTGTTTGCCGACGCTGGTTTCGCCGGAGAGCATGACGGCGTCGGTGCCGTCGATGATGGCGTTGGCGACGTCGGAGGCTTCGGCGCGGGTGGGGCGGGCGTTGTCGATCATCGAGTCGAGCATTTGAGTGGCGACGATGACCGGTTTGGCATTGCGTTTGGCGAGTTTGATGGCGCGTTTTTGAACGATGGGGACTTGTTCGAGTGGCATTTCGACGCCGAGGTCTCCGCGGGCGACCATGATGCCGTCGAAGGCGGCGACGATGTCGTCGATGTTCTGGACGGCTTGGGGTTTTTCGATTTTGGCGATGACGGGGAGGTGGCGGCCTTCTTCCTCCATGATGCGGTGGACGTCTTTGATGTCGTGTCCGCTGCGTACGAAGGAGAGGGCGATGGTGTCGAAGCCGGTGCGCAGGGCCCAGCGGAGGTCGTCCTCGTCCTTTTTGGAGAGGGCGGGGACGGAGACGGCGACGCCGGGGATGTTGAGGCCTTTGTGGTCGGAGACCATGCCGCCTTCGATGACGGTGGTGTGGACGCGGGGGCCGTCGACGGCGGTGACGTGGAGGGTGACTTTGCCGTCGTCGATGAGGATGCGTTCGCCGGGGGTGACGTCGTCGGCGAGGCCCGCGTGGGTGGTGCCGCAGGTGTGGCGGTCGCCTTGGGTGCCGTCTTCCACGGTGATGGTGAAGGTGTCGCCGCGTTCGAGGAGTACGGGGCCTTCGGTGAAGTGGCCGAGTCTGATTTTCGGGCCTTGAAGGTCGGCGAGGAGGCCGACGCTGCGGCCGGTTTCGTCGGCTGCTTTTCGGACCCGGCGGTATCGCTCCTCGTGTTCGGCGTGGCTGCCGTGGCTGAGGTTGAATCGGGCGATGTCCATTCCGGCGTCGACCAGGTCTTTGATCTGGTCGTATGTGTCGGTGGCGGGCCCCAGCGTGCAGACGATTTTTGCTCGGCGCATGGTGTGAGCCTAGGGCTTACCGACGGGTAGGGATTAGGTCACATGTGACCATTCGGCGGACTGGGTATGAATGCTTATTAACGAGTGTTGAATTGCGCGGTGAGGCGCTCCGATGAGCACACCGGATCGCCGGCTACGGCTTCTGTGCCGGGGCGCCGCGTGGTGGTGCGGCGCCCCCGGTTGTGTGGTGTGTCCGCCGGTTCGTTCCTGCCGGTTTACGCCTGCTGCTGTATGCGCAGTGCTCGGGCCAGGTCGTCGAGCTGGTCGACGAGTTTGCGGCGCAGGGCGGGGGTGGGGCCGGCCTTGCGGAGGCATTTCTGGCCGAGGCGGAGGGTTTCGGGGTCGACGGCGTGGGCGGGGAAGGCCCAGTGGCCGGCGGCTTCGGCGATGGCGGGGCCGCGGCGGGCGGCGAGGGTGACGGCGTCCTTGTAGTAGCGGGCGACGTAGGGGTGTACGAGGTCGGCTTGTTCGGGTTGCCAGAAGCCTTGGGCTGTGGCGGTGAACAGGTAGTTCGACAGGTCGTCGGTGTGGAACATGGTGTCCCAGGCGCGGGCCTTGGCGTCTTTGTGGGGCAGGGCGGCGCGGCAGCGGGCGGCGCCTTCCCGGCCGGTGGCGCTGGGGTCGTCGGCGAGTTCGGCGGCGATGGTGGTTTCGTCGATGGCGTCGAGGACGGCGAGGCGGGTGAGGATGCGCCAGCGCAGTTCGGGGTCGAGTTCGGGGCCGCCGGGGACGGTGCCTTCGGTGAGCCAGGCGGCGATGGTGTCGGGGTGGGCTGCGGTGTCGATGCGGTGGCGTACGGCGATGAGGCGCAGGCCGGGGTTGTCGCCGTCCTCGGTGCGGCGGATGAGGTCGCGGCACAGGTCGGTGAGGGTGGCGAGGGCGGCGGGCCGCTCGTCGGGGGTGATGTAGCGGTTGGTGATGTGGGTGCTGGCGAAGGCGAGGACGCCCCCGGCGAGGGCGAGGTCGGTTTCGTGGGGGAGGTGGGTGCGGGCGGTGTCGAGGTAGGTGGTGGGGGGGAGTTCGCCGTCGCGGACGGCGTCGCGCAGGGCGTTCCAGACGACGGCGCGGGTGAGGGGGTCGGGGAGTCCGGAGAGGCGGGTGCGGAGGGTGTGGGCGGACTCGTCGTCGAAGCGGATTTTGGCGTAGGTGAGGTCGCCGTCGTTGAGGACGAGGAGGGCGGGGCGGGGGCCGGGGGCGCTGAGGGTGGTGGTGCCGTGGGTGGTGGTGCCGTGGGTGGGGAGGTCGGCTTCCAAGCGGGTGCGGAGGGTCAGGCCGCGTGTGTCGTCGAGGTCGTGGTCGTAGAGGCCGAGGGTGATGCGGTGGGGGCGGCCGGTGGTGTCGCCGGTGGGGGGTGGGTTGTGGATGGTGAGGTGCCAGTGGCCGTTGTCGGTGTGGAGTTCGGGGGTGAGGGTGTCGACGCCGGTGGTGCGCAGCCAGGCGTTGGCCCAGGCGTGGACGTCGCGGTCGGTGGCGGAGGCGAGGGAGTCGATGAAGTCGGCGAGGGTGGCGTTGGCGAATTTGTGCCGGTCGATGTGGGTGTTGATGCCGGTGAGGAAGTCGTCCTCGCCGAGCCAGGTGACGAGCTGGCGCAGGGCGGAGGCGCCCTTGGCGTAGGAGATGCCGTCGAAGTTGAGGAGGGCGGAGGCGGTGTCCTGGACGTCTTCGGGGGCGACGGGGTGGGTGGAGGGGCGTTGGTCGGCGTCGTAGCCCCAGGGTTTGCGGGTGATGCCGAAGTCGGTCCAGGTGTCGGTGAAGCGGGTGGCTTCGGCGGTGGTCTGGTAGCCCATGTATTCGGCGAAGGACTCGTTGAGCCAGATGTCGTCCCACCAGGTGAGGGTGAC
Coding sequences within it:
- the pepN gene encoding aminopeptidase N, which codes for MARMSVLTRDEAQNRAQLLDVHRYAIELDLTTGDDTFDSRTLIRFTVLADQDDTDTFVEIKPAELRSVTLDGHPLDPETLNGNRLPLKGLTPGEHELHIDAAMHYSRTGEGMHRFTDPADGETYIYTQLFLDDVQRVFAAFDQPDLKAAFDLTVTAPRTWTVLANGITEHLGDGHWKAATTPLIPTYLVAVAAGPWHSVRTEHRGLPFGIHCRRSLAPHLDTDADELLDITRACFDRYHEKFTQPYPFDSYDQAFVPEFNAGAMENPGLVTFRDEFVFRSAVTDTQRQTRAMVIAHEMAHMWFGDLVTLTWWDDIWLNESFAEYMGYQTTAEATRFTDTWTDFGITRKPWGYDADQRPSTHPVAPEDVQDTASALLNFDGISYAKGASALRQLVTWLGEDDFLTGINTHIDRHKFANATLADFIDSLASATDRDVHAWANAWLRTTGVDTLTPELHTDNGHWHLTIHNPPPTGDTTGRPHRITLGLYDHDLDDTRGLTLRTRLEADLPTHGTTTHGTTTLSAPGPRPALLVLNDGDLTYAKIRFDDESAHTLRTRLSGLPDPLTRAVVWNALRDAVRDGELPPTTYLDTARTHLPHETDLALAGGVLAFASTHITNRYITPDERPAALATLTDLCRDLIRRTEDGDNPGLRLIAVRHRIDTAAHPDTIAAWLTEGTVPGGPELDPELRWRILTRLAVLDAIDETTIAAELADDPSATGREGAARCRAALPHKDAKARAWDTMFHTDDLSNYLFTATAQGFWQPEQADLVHPYVARYYKDAVTLAARRGPAIAEAAGHWAFPAHAVDPETLRLGQKCLRKAGPTPALRRKLVDQLDDLARALRIQQQA